One Amycolatopsis thermophila DNA segment encodes these proteins:
- a CDS encoding mycothiol-dependent nitroreductase Rv2466c family protein, whose product MADADLHFYFDPVCPFAWMTSKWVRTVARRKRYDVEWRFISLRLLNAHIDYDAHFPPEYEASHTAGLELLRVAAAIRREHGPEPVGAFYQVVGEETFEREPVPGGTAAAVHRGTRTLATEALVRCGLPAHHVEALEDPAWDAEIQASTDLALSLTGKDVGTPILHFEPPAGTALFGPVISRLPGEDEAVELWDHVVALARFPGFAELKRSLRERPQLAAFGVRPGETGRQEDWHAGSRRQKK is encoded by the coding sequence ATGGCCGACGCTGATCTGCACTTCTACTTCGACCCCGTCTGCCCCTTCGCGTGGATGACGAGCAAGTGGGTGCGCACGGTCGCCCGGCGCAAGCGGTACGACGTGGAGTGGCGGTTCATCTCGCTGCGGCTGCTCAACGCCCACATCGACTACGACGCGCACTTCCCGCCCGAGTACGAGGCTTCGCACACCGCGGGACTGGAGTTGCTGCGGGTCGCGGCGGCGATCCGGCGGGAGCACGGCCCGGAGCCGGTCGGTGCGTTCTACCAGGTGGTCGGGGAGGAGACCTTCGAGCGTGAACCGGTGCCCGGCGGCACCGCGGCCGCGGTGCATCGCGGCACGCGCACCCTGGCCACCGAGGCGCTGGTCCGGTGCGGGCTGCCGGCCCACCACGTGGAGGCGCTGGAGGATCCGGCGTGGGACGCGGAGATCCAGGCGTCGACCGACCTCGCGCTCTCGCTCACCGGTAAGGACGTCGGCACGCCGATCCTGCACTTCGAGCCGCCCGCGGGCACGGCGCTGTTCGGCCCGGTGATCAGCAGGCTGCCGGGCGAGGACGAGGCCGTCGAGCTGTGGGACCACGTGGTGGCGCTGGCGCGGTTCCCCGGTTTCGCCGAGCTGAAGCGCAGCCTGCGGGAACGCCCGCAGCTCGCGGCGTTCGGGGTGCGCCCCGGGGAGACCGGCCGCCAGGAGGACTGGCACGCCGGAAGCCGGCGGCAGAAGAAGTGA
- a CDS encoding TetR/AcrR family transcriptional regulator, whose translation MARRRDTSGESTHERILRVAAEIFARKGYHATGVAELGEAAGLQRGALYYHIGSKEDLLYDLSKRHVEEALARGREVVARDLPPAEKLRALAREHLRTIAARCDEVTVVIREMHALTGKRAKRLTALRDEYENLFADVLREGAQQGVFAGADRVVVLGVLGMFNWTHVWLDAARGPLTPDDIADRLTDLVIHGQLRPGAPGGSAVPAVPAAPAGRAESAGPAESAGPAESAGRAESAGPAGPAGRAEAGGSTGEARGAGEAGAPTEAGHTTAAQPTEAGAAAEPAAAGTA comes from the coding sequence ATGGCACGTCGCCGGGACACGTCGGGCGAGTCGACCCACGAGCGGATCCTGCGGGTGGCGGCGGAGATCTTCGCGCGGAAGGGCTACCACGCCACCGGGGTGGCCGAGCTGGGTGAGGCGGCCGGGTTGCAGCGCGGTGCGCTGTACTACCACATCGGGTCCAAAGAGGACCTGCTGTACGACCTGTCGAAACGGCACGTCGAGGAGGCGCTCGCGCGGGGCCGGGAGGTGGTGGCGCGCGATCTGCCGCCGGCGGAGAAGCTGCGGGCGCTGGCGCGCGAGCACCTGCGCACGATCGCCGCGCGGTGCGACGAGGTGACCGTCGTGATCCGCGAGATGCACGCCCTGACGGGCAAGCGCGCGAAGCGCCTGACCGCGCTGCGGGACGAGTACGAGAACCTGTTCGCCGACGTCCTCCGGGAGGGCGCACAGCAGGGCGTGTTCGCCGGCGCCGACCGGGTGGTCGTGCTGGGCGTGCTGGGGATGTTCAACTGGACCCACGTCTGGCTCGACGCGGCACGGGGACCGCTCACCCCCGACGACATCGCGGACCGGCTCACGGATCTGGTGATCCACGGCCAGCTGCGGCCCGGCGCGCCGGGCGGATCGGCTGTGCCCGCTGTGCCCGCTGCGCCCGCTGGGCGGGCCGAGTCGGCTGGGCCGGCCGAGTCGGCTGGGCCGGCCGAGTCGGCTGGGCGCGCCGAGTCGGCTGGGCCGGCTGGGCCGGCTGGGCGGGCCGAGGCGGGCGGATCGACCGGGGAGGCCAGGGGGGCCGGGGAGGCCGGGGCGCCCACCGAGGCCGGGCACACCACCGCGGCGCAGCCCACGGAAGCCGGCGCGGCCGCCGAGCCCGCGGCAGCGGGCACCGCCTAG
- a CDS encoding ABC transporter permease — protein MSGTLLRRRSTGRAGISQEQIVGVVVVALFVVFGLTLDGFLHLDNLVNLVRSVSSLGIFGVAMAVVVIARGMDLSLIASMGVSTAVAIQLMRSEVSTPVALVAGLGIVLVMGLLNGFLIAFAEIPALFATLASGLLVYGLARTTVLDGLIAELPGDRHFVLALGQGTLFGVPVPILVFVVTAVLAQVMLSRTKAGRFIYAHGDNAGAAALSGIAVRPLTVFEYMASAAIGFVGGLVVAGSVGGLNTQVIDSSLIYDVLLVVVVGGISLVGGRGSVLSVVVGTALIGVMLNGMTILNMNTHEQDIVKGLILLAALVLDNRLHPRDEETVRQGD, from the coding sequence ATGAGCGGAACCCTTCTGCGGCGGCGATCCACCGGGCGCGCGGGCATCTCCCAGGAACAGATCGTCGGGGTGGTGGTCGTCGCGCTGTTCGTGGTGTTCGGCCTGACCCTCGACGGCTTCCTCCACTTGGACAACCTCGTCAACCTGGTGCGCAGCGTGTCCTCGCTGGGCATCTTCGGCGTCGCGATGGCCGTCGTGGTGATCGCCCGTGGCATGGACCTGTCGCTGATCGCCTCGATGGGCGTGTCCACCGCGGTCGCGATCCAGCTGATGCGCAGCGAGGTGAGCACGCCCGTGGCCCTCGTCGCGGGCCTGGGCATCGTGCTCGTGATGGGACTGCTCAACGGGTTCCTGATCGCCTTCGCCGAGATCCCCGCGCTGTTCGCGACGCTGGCCTCCGGCCTGCTCGTCTACGGCCTGGCCCGCACCACCGTCCTCGACGGACTGATCGCCGAACTGCCCGGCGACCGGCACTTCGTCCTCGCGCTCGGGCAGGGGACCCTGTTCGGCGTCCCGGTCCCCATCCTCGTGTTCGTGGTGACCGCGGTGCTCGCCCAGGTCATGCTGTCGCGCACGAAGGCGGGCCGGTTCATCTACGCGCACGGGGACAACGCGGGAGCCGCGGCGCTGTCCGGCATCGCCGTCCGCCCGCTCACCGTCTTCGAGTACATGGCGAGCGCGGCGATCGGGTTCGTCGGCGGGCTCGTGGTCGCCGGATCGGTGGGCGGGCTCAACACCCAGGTGATCGACAGCTCGCTGATCTACGACGTGCTGCTGGTCGTGGTCGTCGGCGGCATCAGCCTGGTCGGCGGCCGGGGCAGCGTGCTCAGCGTCGTCGTCGGCACCGCGCTGATCGGCGTGATGCTCAACGGCATGACGATCCTGAACATGAACACCCACGAGCAGGACATCGTCAAGGGTCTGATCCTGCTGGCGGCGCTCGTGCTGGACAACCGGCTGCACCCGCGCGACGAGGAGACCGTCCGCCAGGGCGACTGA
- a CDS encoding sugar ABC transporter substrate-binding protein: MRNAKTRALRIGALAAAAALAASACSTGSSANTTAAGSNQIPPTASAGELRDHALNSLQGKTAAFVPVGMGTPLMEEWNRQLERGFEAAGMHYVLRDPNWDTAKQAEAVQSLINEKPAVLVVHNFDVQILAKLIQQAQQAGIYVIQINMVSNYKSDAFVGADTIDLGRRIATDIVGQCGANTPTSHEVQIVQGDATSGFTLDVMAGAKQIFDQHPEIKVVSTQAANWDRTKAHDITATVIQQHPNLCASWGFWDQMQYGAATAIKEAGKLGQVKVFTSDHSNIACEGVRDGMFFESYGYSVPTQGTDIVAIAKYLIQSGQAPGTARIADYTPLVKIDKSNWNQPNTCYDGKNDGLTVR; the protein is encoded by the coding sequence ATGCGTAACGCCAAGACGCGGGCGCTGCGGATCGGCGCGCTCGCCGCGGCCGCCGCGCTGGCCGCGAGTGCCTGCTCGACGGGCAGCAGCGCGAACACCACCGCCGCGGGCTCGAACCAGATCCCGCCCACCGCGTCCGCGGGCGAGCTGCGCGACCACGCGCTGAACAGCCTGCAGGGCAAGACGGCCGCGTTCGTGCCGGTCGGCATGGGCACCCCGCTGATGGAGGAGTGGAACCGCCAGCTGGAGCGCGGCTTCGAGGCCGCCGGCATGCACTACGTGCTGCGCGATCCCAACTGGGACACCGCCAAGCAGGCCGAAGCGGTGCAGTCGCTGATCAACGAGAAACCGGCCGTGCTGGTGGTGCACAACTTCGACGTCCAGATCCTGGCCAAGCTCATCCAGCAGGCGCAGCAGGCGGGGATCTACGTCATCCAGATCAACATGGTCTCCAACTACAAGTCCGACGCGTTCGTCGGTGCCGACACCATCGACCTCGGCCGTCGCATCGCGACCGACATCGTTGGCCAGTGCGGGGCGAACACGCCCACCTCGCACGAAGTGCAGATCGTCCAGGGCGACGCGACCTCCGGCTTCACCCTCGACGTCATGGCCGGCGCGAAGCAGATCTTCGACCAGCACCCGGAGATCAAGGTCGTGTCCACCCAGGCGGCGAACTGGGACCGCACCAAGGCCCACGACATCACCGCGACCGTGATCCAGCAGCACCCGAACCTGTGCGCCAGCTGGGGATTCTGGGACCAGATGCAGTACGGCGCGGCGACCGCGATCAAGGAGGCCGGCAAGCTCGGCCAGGTCAAGGTGTTCACCTCCGACCACAGCAACATCGCCTGCGAAGGCGTGCGCGACGGGATGTTCTTCGAGTCCTACGGCTACTCCGTGCCCACGCAGGGCACCGACATCGTCGCCATCGCCAAGTACCTGATCCAGTCCGGTCAGGCGCCGGGCACCGCCCGCATCGCCGACTACACGCCGCTGGTCAAGATCGACAAGAGCAACTGGAACCAGCCCAACACGTGTTACGACGGCAAGAACGACGGTCTCACCGTCCGCTGA
- a CDS encoding ABC transporter permease yields the protein MTATADVRPAPPRRRPPERNVGERETVRDRLRHLRHRASPQQFFAELFEKRWMEPAIPLAILVAVIVFFSIAAPGFAGPANLLSTAAELAEISLLCLGMAVVMISGGIDLSVGSMFGLCNMIAILLITVAGVPVVPAILLTLVAGAVLGATNGVIVAYLKARPFLTTLVTLIIFRGVLNLLDLHYSAKTATAFVVDPVWDWFGTGKVAGLPFSFVTLLVVLVAGHVVLSRSRLGWHITAVGASRRAARHAGIRVERVLLISYVFAGALCALAGVFYAARLSSASARVGEGLELNVLTAVILGGISLSGGKGTVWRAFIGAATISLLGKGLLLMDVGGEVLQTVLAVVLIVAVGLDTKWGKNRGKAIQKTYVNPTLLEYGPLPDVRPGSGSPYEINDRLRDAEAIGLGEVEGPEDVIVDSRGRVYCGTRQGWILRFSGPGFSEREVFARIGGHPLGMAFDAEENLIVCVGGMGLYAVSPDGKHRKLSDETNRTWTRLRDDSRLRMADDLDITPDGKIWFSEATTRFDMADWILDGVEGRPNGRLVCYDPATGKTRTVIRDLVFPNGICSCHDGESLLIAQTWLCRILRYWHSGPNRGRLEIFMDNFPGYLDNINRASDGTYWVAINGMRSPAYDLAMRMPTFRRRMMKRIPRDEWLYPSMNHGCVVKVSEDGEVLETYWDPGGEKHSTITSMREHDGWLYIGGLENNRIGRIRLRAGQPDAATTGRAGRPATVG from the coding sequence ATGACGGCCACTGCGGACGTGCGGCCCGCGCCCCCGCGGCGCCGCCCACCCGAACGCAACGTCGGCGAGCGCGAGACCGTGCGCGACCGGCTGCGGCACCTTCGCCACCGCGCCTCGCCGCAGCAGTTCTTCGCGGAACTGTTCGAGAAGCGGTGGATGGAGCCCGCCATCCCGCTGGCGATCCTGGTCGCGGTGATCGTGTTCTTCTCGATCGCCGCGCCCGGGTTCGCCGGCCCGGCCAACCTGCTGTCCACCGCGGCCGAGCTCGCGGAGATCTCACTGCTGTGCCTGGGCATGGCGGTCGTGATGATCTCCGGTGGCATCGACCTGTCCGTCGGCTCGATGTTCGGCCTGTGCAACATGATCGCGATCCTGCTGATCACGGTGGCCGGGGTGCCGGTCGTGCCGGCGATCCTGCTGACGCTGGTCGCCGGGGCGGTGCTCGGCGCCACCAACGGCGTGATCGTGGCCTACCTCAAGGCGCGGCCGTTCCTCACCACCCTGGTCACCCTGATCATCTTCCGCGGCGTGCTGAACCTGCTGGACCTGCACTACTCGGCGAAGACGGCGACCGCGTTCGTCGTCGACCCGGTGTGGGACTGGTTCGGCACGGGCAAGGTCGCCGGGCTGCCGTTCAGCTTCGTCACCCTGCTCGTGGTGCTGGTCGCCGGTCACGTCGTGCTGAGCCGGTCGCGCCTGGGCTGGCACATCACCGCGGTCGGCGCGAGCCGGCGGGCCGCCCGGCACGCGGGCATCCGGGTGGAACGCGTGCTGCTGATCAGCTACGTCTTCGCCGGTGCGCTGTGCGCCCTGGCGGGCGTCTTCTACGCGGCACGGCTGAGCAGCGCCAGCGCCCGCGTCGGCGAGGGGCTCGAGCTGAACGTGCTCACCGCGGTCATCCTCGGCGGCATCAGCCTCTCCGGCGGCAAGGGCACCGTCTGGCGGGCGTTCATCGGTGCGGCCACCATCAGCCTGCTGGGCAAGGGGCTGCTGCTCATGGACGTGGGCGGCGAGGTCCTGCAGACCGTGCTCGCGGTCGTGCTGATCGTCGCGGTCGGCCTGGACACCAAGTGGGGCAAGAACCGCGGCAAGGCCATTCAGAAGACCTACGTCAACCCCACCCTGCTGGAGTACGGTCCGCTGCCCGACGTGCGGCCCGGTTCGGGCAGCCCGTACGAGATCAACGACCGGCTGCGCGACGCCGAAGCCATCGGGCTCGGCGAGGTCGAGGGCCCCGAGGACGTGATCGTGGATTCCCGGGGCCGGGTCTACTGCGGCACCCGGCAGGGCTGGATCCTGCGCTTCTCCGGACCCGGCTTCAGCGAGCGGGAGGTCTTCGCGCGCATCGGCGGTCACCCGCTCGGGATGGCCTTCGACGCCGAGGAGAACCTCATCGTGTGCGTCGGCGGCATGGGCCTGTACGCGGTGTCGCCGGACGGCAAGCACCGCAAGCTGTCCGACGAGACCAACCGCACCTGGACCCGCCTGCGCGACGACTCGCGGCTGCGCATGGCCGACGACCTGGACATCACGCCCGACGGCAAGATCTGGTTCAGCGAGGCCACCACCCGCTTCGACATGGCCGACTGGATCCTCGACGGCGTCGAGGGCCGCCCCAACGGGCGCCTGGTCTGCTACGACCCGGCCACCGGCAAGACCCGCACGGTGATCCGCGACCTGGTGTTCCCCAACGGGATCTGCAGCTGCCACGACGGCGAGTCGCTGCTGATCGCGCAGACCTGGCTGTGCCGCATCCTGCGCTACTGGCACAGCGGGCCGAACCGGGGCAGGCTCGAGATCTTCATGGACAACTTCCCCGGCTACCTGGACAACATCAACCGCGCCTCGGACGGCACGTACTGGGTGGCGATCAACGGGATGCGCTCACCCGCCTACGACCTCGCGATGCGCATGCCGACCTTCCGCCGCCGCATGATGAAACGCATCCCGCGCGACGAATGGCTCTACCCGAGCATGAACCACGGGTGCGTGGTGAAGGTGTCCGAGGACGGCGAGGTCCTGGAGACCTACTGGGATCCGGGCGGGGAGAAGCACTCCACGATCACGTCGATGCGCGAGCACGACGGCTGGCTCTACATCGGCGGACTGGAGAACAACCGGATCGGGCGCATCCGGCTCCGCGCCGGGCAGCCCGACGCCGCCACCACCGGACGGGCGGGCCGTCCCGCCACCGTCGGCTGA
- a CDS encoding SMP-30/gluconolactonase/LRE family protein, with the protein MPRVEAWELVKEFLFPGRTGHRAIPPLDGGLTPNDALDAVGTAIGGLAEPEDACLDEQGDLYVSTGRRVLRLSGPDFTRSEVAATLSGPAGALAPAPGGGLLVCVAGTGLVRVCPDGTTELVTGADETGTPIHCPTDLAVAADGTIYLTDGSTRHHGRDWIRDLMEQNARGRLLRHDPATGRTSVLAGGLAYASGVCLTPARDALVVCEAWAHRVRLHPLTGGAPRPWRENLPGYPGRINPGGGGYWLAVFALRTQLVEFVLTQRDYVEEMMRTIEPDYWIRPALRGLDSGLEPLQGGQIRKLGVIKPWAPPRSYGLVARLDEEGYVVSSMHSRGGGRRHGVTSARQCGGRLFVAVHGGDQVLVTDAGEA; encoded by the coding sequence ATGCCCCGAGTCGAAGCGTGGGAACTGGTCAAGGAGTTCCTGTTCCCCGGCCGCACCGGCCACCGCGCCATCCCGCCGCTGGACGGCGGCCTCACCCCGAACGACGCGCTCGACGCCGTCGGCACCGCGATCGGCGGGCTGGCCGAACCGGAGGACGCCTGCCTGGACGAGCAGGGTGATCTGTACGTGAGCACCGGCCGGCGGGTCCTGCGGCTGTCCGGTCCGGACTTCACGAGGTCGGAGGTGGCCGCGACCCTGTCCGGTCCGGCGGGCGCCCTCGCACCCGCGCCCGGCGGCGGCCTGCTGGTGTGCGTGGCGGGAACCGGCCTGGTGCGCGTGTGCCCGGACGGGACCACGGAACTGGTGACTGGGGCCGACGAGACCGGCACCCCGATCCACTGCCCGACCGACCTGGCGGTCGCCGCGGACGGCACGATCTACCTCACCGACGGGTCCACGCGGCACCACGGCCGCGACTGGATCCGCGACCTGATGGAGCAGAACGCCCGCGGCCGGCTGCTGCGCCACGACCCGGCGACGGGACGCACGAGCGTGCTCGCCGGCGGCCTGGCCTACGCCAGCGGGGTGTGCCTGACGCCCGCGCGGGACGCGCTCGTGGTCTGCGAGGCCTGGGCGCACCGGGTCCGGCTCCACCCGCTCACCGGCGGCGCTCCGCGGCCGTGGCGGGAGAACCTGCCCGGCTACCCGGGGCGGATCAACCCGGGTGGCGGCGGCTACTGGCTGGCGGTGTTCGCGCTGCGCACCCAGCTGGTCGAGTTCGTGCTGACCCAGCGCGACTACGTCGAGGAGATGATGCGCACCATCGAGCCGGACTACTGGATCCGGCCGGCGCTGCGCGGCCTGGACTCCGGCCTGGAACCGTTGCAGGGCGGGCAGATCCGCAAGCTGGGCGTGATCAAGCCGTGGGCGCCGCCGCGCTCGTACGGGCTGGTCGCCCGGCTGGACGAGGAGGGTTACGTGGTCTCGAGCATGCACAGTCGCGGCGGTGGCCGGCGGCACGGGGTCACCTCCGCCCGGCAGTGCGGCGGCCGGCTGTTCGTCGCGGTGCACGGGGGCGACCAGGTGCTGGTGACCGACGCGGGGGAGGCGTGA
- a CDS encoding sugar ABC transporter ATP-binding protein — translation MSTSLVDQLDIDPAAGRTLLVEMSKVTKTYRGVHAIHDVDFDLRAGEVHALVGENGAGKSTLCKILAGAVQHSSGELRIAGEPVTFRRPHDALDAGIAMVYQETSLVPTMTAAQNIELGHEKPLTRFRSLNIGAQQLLQSMNFHVDPTAYVSTLGAAKKQMVEIARALRSRARIVIFDEPTASLTPEETLHLFNVIEDLRNAGLGIIYVSHALEESLKIADRVTVLRDGERVACLDAKKTDRDEIVRHMVGRSLAGVGRVESRRTTDVRRRRVLEVENLILGNVVKNMSFTAYAGEVLGIAGLIGSGRTETAKIIAGALKRNRIHGGRVLLNGKPVRYRVPKQAIDDGIVYITEDRKLDGFFETMTIAENLYLGLLASRKGRRQWWLSAARRKRLAKEWGDRLRIKAINADAKIVELSGGNQQKVVVGKSLVADPEVVIFDEPTRGVDVGAIEEIHQLVRQLADEGKAVIVISSYLPEILAVSDRILVTRFGRTVAEFSREEATQEKIMYAAIF, via the coding sequence ATGAGCACGTCACTGGTGGACCAGCTGGACATCGACCCGGCCGCCGGGCGCACCCTGCTGGTCGAGATGTCGAAGGTGACCAAGACCTACCGCGGCGTGCACGCCATCCACGACGTCGACTTCGACCTGCGCGCCGGTGAGGTGCACGCGCTGGTGGGGGAGAACGGCGCGGGCAAGTCCACGCTGTGCAAGATCCTCGCCGGCGCGGTGCAGCACTCCAGCGGCGAGCTGCGGATCGCCGGCGAACCGGTGACCTTCCGCCGCCCGCACGACGCGCTCGACGCCGGCATCGCGATGGTGTACCAGGAGACGAGCCTGGTGCCGACGATGACGGCCGCGCAGAACATCGAGCTGGGCCACGAGAAGCCGCTGACGCGGTTCCGGTCGCTGAACATCGGGGCGCAGCAGCTGCTGCAGTCGATGAACTTCCACGTCGACCCGACGGCGTACGTGTCCACGCTGGGCGCGGCGAAGAAGCAGATGGTGGAGATCGCGCGGGCGCTGCGCTCCCGCGCCCGCATCGTCATCTTCGACGAGCCGACGGCGAGCCTCACGCCCGAGGAGACCCTGCACCTGTTCAACGTCATCGAGGACCTGCGCAACGCGGGCCTGGGCATCATCTACGTCTCGCACGCGCTGGAGGAGTCGCTCAAGATCGCCGACCGCGTCACCGTCCTGCGCGACGGGGAACGGGTGGCGTGCCTGGACGCGAAGAAGACCGACCGGGACGAGATCGTCCGGCACATGGTGGGCCGCAGCCTCGCCGGGGTCGGCCGGGTGGAGTCCCGGCGGACCACGGACGTGCGGCGGCGGCGCGTGCTGGAGGTGGAGAACCTCATCCTGGGCAACGTCGTGAAGAACATGTCGTTCACCGCCTACGCCGGAGAGGTCCTCGGCATCGCCGGGCTCATCGGCAGCGGCCGCACCGAGACCGCGAAGATCATCGCGGGCGCGCTCAAACGCAACCGCATCCACGGCGGGCGGGTCCTGCTCAACGGCAAACCGGTGCGCTACCGGGTGCCCAAGCAGGCGATCGACGACGGGATCGTCTACATCACCGAGGACCGCAAACTCGACGGCTTCTTCGAGACGATGACCATCGCCGAGAACCTCTACCTCGGCCTCCTCGCCTCCCGCAAGGGCCGCCGCCAGTGGTGGCTGTCCGCGGCGCGGCGGAAGCGCCTGGCGAAGGAGTGGGGCGACCGCCTGCGGATCAAGGCGATCAACGCCGACGCCAAGATCGTCGAGCTCTCCGGCGGCAACCAGCAGAAGGTGGTGGTCGGCAAGTCGCTGGTGGCCGACCCCGAGGTGGTCATCTTCGACGAGCCGACCCGCGGCGTCGACGTCGGCGCGATCGAGGAGATCCACCAGCTGGTGCGGCAGCTGGCCGACGAGGGCAAGGCCGTCATCGTCATCTCCTCCTACCTGCCGGAGATCCTCGCGGTGTCCGACCGGATCCTGGTCACCCGGTTCGGCCGGACCGTCGCGGAGTTCAGCCGCGAGGAGGCCACCCAGGAGAAGATCATGTACGCCGCCATCTTCTGA
- a CDS encoding TetR/AcrR family transcriptional regulator, whose product MTVTSFEANRARVIGIAAELFARNGYHGTGIAELGQAAGLGRGALYHYIGSKEAVLYAISKDQVDKMNSYAEQLLDEGREPLDLLRQMARGLLRNIADHRSEWAVFFREYTALTGERRDHVIAARERYESYWRQALDNGVRAGVLKQTPRLLVKGILGMLNYTYLWFEPDGELTPDEVADMFLDALIEGIRA is encoded by the coding sequence ATGACGGTCACGAGTTTCGAGGCGAACCGGGCGCGGGTGATCGGGATCGCGGCGGAGCTGTTCGCCCGCAACGGCTACCACGGCACCGGCATCGCCGAGCTCGGCCAGGCCGCCGGGCTCGGGCGGGGCGCGCTCTACCACTACATCGGCAGCAAGGAGGCCGTGCTCTACGCCATCAGCAAGGACCAGGTCGACAAGATGAACAGCTACGCCGAGCAGCTGCTCGACGAGGGTCGCGAACCGCTGGACCTGCTGCGGCAGATGGCCCGCGGGCTGCTGCGCAACATCGCCGACCACCGGTCCGAATGGGCGGTCTTCTTCCGCGAGTACACCGCGCTCACCGGTGAGCGCCGCGACCACGTCATCGCCGCCCGTGAGCGGTACGAGAGCTACTGGCGCCAGGCGCTGGACAACGGTGTGCGCGCCGGAGTGCTCAAGCAGACCCCCCGCCTGCTCGTGAAGGGCATCCTCGGCATGCTCAACTACACCTACCTGTGGTTCGAGCCCGACGGTGAGCTGACCCCCGACGAGGTGGCCGACATGTTCCTCGACGCGCTGATCGAGGGCATCCGGGCTTGA
- a CDS encoding SDR family NAD(P)-dependent oxidoreductase: MRIDECAAVVTGGASGLGRATALRLAEKGARVFALDLPAAVAGAAPADGVTCLEADVTDADQVRAAVARAADGGAPLRIVVNCAGIAPSARILSRAGVHEPAVFRKVLDINLTGTFTVMTLAAEAIAATEPLADGARGVVVNTASAAAFDGQIGQAAYAASKGGVAALTLPAARDLASSGIRVMTIAPGIIDTPMMATVAEEYRAGLAAGVPFPRRFGRPEEYAELVAGIVEHDYLNGEVIRMDGAIRMAPR, translated from the coding sequence ATGCGAATCGACGAGTGCGCGGCCGTGGTCACCGGCGGCGCGTCCGGCCTCGGCCGGGCCACGGCGCTGCGGCTGGCGGAAAAGGGGGCGCGGGTGTTCGCGCTCGACCTGCCCGCCGCGGTGGCCGGAGCCGCCCCCGCCGACGGGGTGACCTGCCTCGAGGCGGACGTCACCGACGCCGACCAGGTGCGGGCGGCGGTGGCGCGGGCCGCGGACGGCGGCGCGCCGCTGCGGATCGTGGTGAACTGCGCGGGCATCGCCCCGTCGGCCCGGATCCTGTCCCGCGCGGGCGTGCACGAGCCGGCCGTCTTCCGCAAGGTGCTCGACATCAACCTGACCGGCACCTTCACGGTGATGACGCTCGCCGCGGAGGCGATCGCCGCGACCGAGCCGCTGGCCGACGGTGCGCGCGGGGTGGTGGTCAACACCGCCTCGGCCGCCGCGTTCGACGGCCAGATCGGGCAGGCGGCCTACGCCGCGTCCAAGGGTGGCGTCGCCGCGCTGACGTTGCCGGCGGCGCGTGACCTCGCCTCGTCCGGCATCCGCGTGATGACCATCGCGCCGGGCATCATCGACACGCCGATGATGGCCACCGTCGCCGAGGAGTACCGGGCCGGGCTCGCCGCCGGTGTCCCGTTCCCGCGGCGCTTCGGGCGTCCCGAGGAGTACGCCGAGCTGGTCGCCGGCATCGTCGAGCACGACTACCTCAACGGCGAGGTCATCCGGATGGACGGCGCGATCCGGATGGCACCGCGCTAG
- a CDS encoding SDR family oxidoreductase has product MSSSPGCALVTGGAGGIGREVVRRLAERGLRVIVADIDAGAARRTADEAGASAVAFDVGDPDAWAEADRAVAATGLPLVALVLNAGVALGEAEVLDVDPAAYRRAWSVNVDGVVHGLRALVPRLAEAGGHAVVTASLAGLTAVPFDPVYAMTKHAVVGLVRSYAPALAARGVGLHAVCPGLVDTAMLGAARPELDRLGFPLVAASDVARALVACAVGDDPHEVVVVQPGRDPLPYRFAGVPGGRTGTPMPALPSRLPIGTRRSRQNPVPREEP; this is encoded by the coding sequence GTGAGCAGCAGTCCGGGGTGCGCCCTCGTCACCGGCGGGGCGGGCGGGATCGGCCGGGAGGTCGTCCGCCGGCTCGCCGAACGCGGACTGCGCGTGATCGTCGCGGACATCGACGCCGGCGCGGCCCGCCGCACCGCGGACGAGGCCGGGGCGTCGGCGGTGGCCTTCGACGTCGGTGACCCGGACGCCTGGGCGGAAGCGGACCGCGCGGTCGCGGCCACCGGTCTGCCGCTGGTCGCGCTCGTCCTCAACGCCGGGGTCGCCCTCGGCGAGGCCGAGGTGCTCGACGTCGATCCGGCCGCCTACCGCCGCGCCTGGTCGGTGAACGTCGACGGCGTCGTGCACGGTCTGCGGGCCCTGGTGCCGCGCCTGGCCGAGGCGGGCGGGCACGCGGTCGTCACCGCCTCGCTGGCCGGTCTGACCGCGGTCCCGTTCGACCCGGTCTACGCGATGACCAAGCACGCGGTCGTCGGACTGGTCCGCAGCTACGCGCCGGCGCTGGCCGCCCGCGGCGTCGGCCTGCACGCGGTGTGTCCCGGGCTCGTCGACACCGCGATGCTCGGCGCCGCGCGGCCCGAGCTGGACCGGCTCGGCTTCCCGCTCGTGGCTGCGTCCGACGTGGCCCGCGCGCTGGTGGCGTGCGCCGTGGGCGACGACCCGCACGAGGTCGTCGTCGTGCAGCCCGGCCGCGATCCGCTGCCCTACCGCTTCGCCGGCGTGCCCGGCGGCCGCACCGGAACCCCGATGCCCGCCCTGCCGTCCCGGCTGCCGATCGGCACCCGCCGGTCGCGCCAGAACCCCGTTCCGAGGGAGGAACCATGA